The segment GGCACAGAGGCTACAAAATACCGTATCGACCCTCAGGGCGAAGTCAAACGAGCTTGCGAGGTTCTACTCGGAGGAGAGCCAACGGCTTGAGGCGGAGATCGAGACGCTCTCTCAGGAGATCGAGGGAATCGAGTCGCAGATGGTAGAGGCCTCGCGGAAGTTGGAGGAGATCGATGAGCGGATAAAGCGGTTCGACGAGATAGAGGCGAAGCTGAATGAGCTCCGGGAAACTGAGAGGGAACTCGACCGCATATCACAGAGCGTCTCTCAGATGAGGGAGAGGATCGAGGAGCTGAAAGGGGAGAGGGAAAGCCTGAGGGAAAGGGTGAGCCGCTTTGACGAACTGAAGAATGAGGTAGCTCGGGGCGAGAGGATCGAGGAGGAGCTGAACCTGAAACGGTCGGAGCTAGCGGCGCTTCAGGAGAGATTGAAGGCCGCCCGCAAAAACGCTCGGCTGGCGAAGGGCGGCAGATGTCCCCTGCTCTCCATCCCCTGCCCGGCCATCGAGGGCGGCGATCTCAAGGCCTTCTTCCAAAACCAGATCGAATCCATCAAGGCGGATATATCAAAATGTAAGGCGGAGATGGAGCCGCTGGAGGCGGAGGTTCAAAGGCTAAAGACCCTACGCCAGGAGCTGATGAAACTCGAAGGGGATAGGGATAGATTGGGGAAGGTTGAGGATGAGCTGAAGGAGATCTCCGAAAGGCTGAATCGACGGATCTCCTCCATCCCGATATCCCACATCAACGGAGAGCTGGCCGATCTGAGGGATAAACTCGCCGCCGTAGGGATAAGAGCGGAGATCGAATACCCGCGGGCGCAGATCGAAAGGCCGGATGATCTGGCGGCACAAATGGACGGTATCATCCGATCGGTCGGCCGGGAGGTGGAAGACGCATTAAAGGAGATCAGGAAGGATCGGGAGAAGACGAGCAATCACCTTTCGGCGCTGAAGGCCGATAGGAACTCCAGGCTCAAAAGGCTGAGACAGGTCAGATCACAGCACGATAAACTGGAGAAGACACGGGCCGAGATCGAATCCCTAAATGAGGAGATACGAGCCAAGGAGCGGGATTATGAACGTCTCTCGGAGAAGCTGAGAGAGTTTGAAGGTCTGGAAGAGGAGATCTCCAGGCTCAGGGATGAGCGCGAGCGGGTGCGCGAGGGACATGAACGGTATATCCGTAACGAGCGGACGGCCCGTCAGATCGACGAGCTCAGAAGAGCATTGGCGAGCAAGGAGTTCGAGCTGGGCGAGCTCGAACAGGATCACGAGCTTCTCAACGTCAGGCTTGAAAGCCTCAGGTCGAAATTCGATCCTGATCTGCTCTCAAGGCTTCAAGACGAGGTGAACAAACTGAGCGGAGACCTGGCCGCCGTCAGGGAAAGGGTGAGGGGATTGAGGCGTGAGAGGGAGAGACTTGAGGGGCAGATCGAGGAGATGGAGGAGATAAAGAGACAGATCGAGGAGGCATCCCATCAAAGGGAGGGGAGCGAAAGGGCGCTCGAGCTGTTGAGCTTTCTCAGGAACAGGGTGCTTAACATGGCTGGCGACAGAATCGCCTCCAAATACAGGGAGA is part of the Candidatus Poribacteria bacterium genome and harbors:
- a CDS encoding AAA family ATPase translates to MKIKRIRLKNVKSYLDQTISFHEGVNFISGPNGSGKSTIVESIGYALFGCKPEYRFSDFIRHGQRRGEIEIWIEANDEREYRVIRRFTSRSGQAWLILDEETGMELESGETDVKDWLRENLGLSSGVEPESLFKTVIGVRQGTFVAPFLATPKERERYFNSILNLESYREAFERTREAESLIRSEIELLSERIKILSERCQGYEGMKEELEEVRSELRSVEESEGRLSSLLAERKKLLEIQQELQEEIKSREEEMARLEKRIERTKAERKGIEDKITEAKKAAEVLKLTEPEHKRYLQIESELERIEEQRKERDSLQKEAQRLQNTVSTLRAKSNELARFYSEESQRLEAEIETLSQEIEGIESQMVEASRKLEEIDERIKRFDEIEAKLNELRETERELDRISQSVSQMRERIEELKGERESLRERVSRFDELKNEVARGERIEEELNLKRSELAALQERLKAARKNARLAKGGRCPLLSIPCPAIEGGDLKAFFQNQIESIKADISKCKAEMEPLEAEVQRLKTLRQELMKLEGDRDRLGKVEDELKEISERLNRRISSIPISHINGELADLRDKLAAVGIRAEIEYPRAQIERPDDLAAQMDGIIRSVGREVEDALKEIRKDREKTSNHLSALKADRNSRLKRLRQVRSQHDKLEKTRAEIESLNEEIRAKERDYERLSEKLREFEGLEEEISRLRDERERVREGHERYIRNERTARQIDELRRALASKEFELGELEQDHELLNVRLESLRSKFDPDLLSRLQDEVNKLSGDLAAVRERVRGLRRERERLEGQIEEMEEIKRQIEEASHQREGSERALELLSFLRNRVLNMAGDRIASKYRESIALEASRLYREISGEPVTLRWDDSFEITLVDRTGRDERERNFKQLSGGEQMSAALAIRLALLSFLSDARLGIFDEPTVNLDEDRRLNLARAIPSAVRNFSQLFIISHDDSFDSITENVIRLEKDERAGSRLAG